The following proteins come from a genomic window of Dysidea avara chromosome 12, odDysAvar1.4, whole genome shotgun sequence:
- the LOC136240147 gene encoding uncharacterized protein isoform X1, whose amino-acid sequence MPWWGSNKPKPLETAEFHIIDDVKIIPTTLGRGSYGTVKAAVFNGKPCVAKEIHPHFAIVTADNPTPLDAFIKEINTLSSLRHPSIVQFLGVYFKENSHVPILVMERMWKNLSILLEEQPKQLPLLTKVHILYDVACGLQYLHGQKKPVVHRDLNANNILLNDNMDAKIADLGQAKALVSINTQKMSTEPGNIAHMPPEALKHEAAYYDSKLDIFSFGCTIIHLVTEKFPQPTNQYVPFEKNTFIRQSEVERRIEFITQMSSSDYNRLQQIAIQCLYDVANGRPTASHICDYLKQHSKELEEKSPLVKQFKQNKFCLLEKLQSQGTELESAKKLNERLQEEKESLKRQLDEQNEITTTYKHHTDRLKAEVEEKQYQIEVTDAKIVELQQKVQNLHIKCESDAAALSEKNIKIIDLDELIQKATNAIGVLEQKNNISKANKEDLIKTNSGLMHELTEIKEKYKLLQITSKKQQDEISYLRSDQRGKVITNTESNLHQMLLELQHVNEKEHQQLQRQRQSYFDNISHFNGLIAQLSATKNYAAQKQQLEDISNQFNTLESSVNQRQETLHSKEEKLKSIGKIDATLHKLPENNSVLYKKLQKECDDKDEPLKRKDTELQMQKKEHADEISKLKNQHLREIQSLVEEHNIYLSQTAKQREATELLKEEVQCRLDLIKNTEEKLKQLENELKVSNTIQKDLKRQIKQYEKIVKEKVKRINDLEETNCLKHSNLFDFDIQWFAHLSLPVKRIKPSATIVKDKVFVSGGYQHDSPQGKTLDFIWESVENDNEVFCFHTTKCRCDSIVSPVVLGGVASVNGQCVLVSGAEGNTLTGNVYVLCEEGSDEQWKKFSEPVPTPRILPCVCCYQGKWLIVCGGYTCKEGSNLLEAVNVMEILDISKGEWYTLPDEKCPGVSTVHCCTVVTENLYIIGDGKFFKNNFNKVITAVTRKSASIPQWSDVDMQIEEVGGNLHPFSVVDVNGELMIIASISGSEDDVTCVLMKDTTDTWRKMSEAIECQHCSGVVVTPTLELFLFGGSEKVSKNKATDISQCGALTPNLDALDHVIHHKNEEYIKDIPANSTFHVQEDTLDGAVNRPPYVSFTGPIHTKQFDHKGGTFQSPVHKVLIVVPPNAIDDGEKVTVHMGATTSGPFDLPEDCKLRSAVVWLSSGCDVVLKRSIAVVVPHSAVFTSPQHHSMMRFLTCEDCEGPRYKFGYSSIDCFEIDENQGWIELHRFSLVAIAASSDSRQTNHESHETLEYHNTVKIFETPCAPEMHQQQTSVKGKTPSMPPGRYLAKLFWPRGQLPNSFRADIFCLQNIPTEIYKVNTLYRKAYYEDNGTYPEIVETEFMINGDGTELKCILPCSGSSECDCLSGWDVTQMSDINEVHIEKSKKHYPEYKIGPKKWSFKFACYQPKVALTCCFAFQGGEQIVKSNATQIPFCLQKRYCNSIPFLVEKSIYDK is encoded by the exons ATGCCGTGGTGGGGATCAAATAAACCCAAACCATTAGAAACTGCTGAATTTCATATTATTGATGATGTTAAGATTATACCAACCACCTTAGGTAGAGGATCATACGGTACTGTTAAAGCTGCAGTGTTTAATGGTAAACCATGTGTGGCTAAGGAGATACATCCTCACTTTGCTATAGTTACAGCAGACAATCCTACACCATTAGATGCATTCATCAAGGAGATCAATACTCTTAGCTCTCTGCGACATCCTAGTATTGTGCAATTTCTAGGTGTTTACTTTAAGGAAAATTCACATGTTCCAATACTAGTGATGGAGAGAATGTGGAAGAATTTATCTATTCTACTTGAAGAGCAACCCAAACAGCTACCATTATTGACCAAGGTACACATCCTCTATGATGTAGCTTGTGGTTTACAATATCTGCATGGTCAGAAGAAGCCAGTGGTTCATCGTGATTTAAATGCTAACAACATTTTGTTAAATGATAATATGGATGCCAAAATAGCAGATCTTGGACAAGCTAAGGCTTTGGTAAGCATTAATACACAGAAAATGTCAACTGAGCCAGGGAATATAGCTCACATGCCTCCTGAAGCTTTAAAACATGAGGCAGCATATTATGATTCCAAATTGGATATCTTTTCATTTGGTTGCACCATCATTCATTTGGTTACTGAAAAATTTCCACAACCAACCAATCAATATGTACCATTTGAAAAAAATACATTTATCAGACAAAGTGAAGTTGAAAGAAGAATAGAGTTTATCACCCAAATGAGCAGTAGCGATTACAATAGACTTCAACAAATTGCAATTCAGTGCTTGTATGATGTAGCCAATGGAAGACCTACTGCATCTCATATTTGTGATTACTTAAAACAACATTCAAAGGAATTAGAAGAAAAATCACCCCTAGTAAAACAGTTCAAACAGAACAAGTTTTGCCTCCTAGAAAAACTGCAGTCACAAGGTACTGAATTGGaaagtgcaaaaaaattaaatgaGAGACTTCAGGAGGAGAAGGAAAGTCTTAAAAGGCAGCTAGATGAACAAAATGAAATTACTACTACATACAAACACCATACAGACAGATTAAAAgcagaagtagaagaaaaacaATATCAAATTGAAGTAACTGATGCAAAAATAGTAGAATTACAGCAAAAGGTACAAAATTTACACATTAAGTGTGAAAGTGATGCTGCTGCACTTTCTGAAAAGAATattaaaattattgatttagaTGAACTAATACAAAAAGCTACCAATGCAATAGGTGTGTTGGAACAGAAGAATAATATTTCAAAAGCAAATAAAGAAGACCTTATTAAAACAAATAGTGGTCTTATGCATGAGCTAACTGAGATAAAGGAGAAATACAAATTGTTGCAAATAACGTCCAAGAAGCAGCAAGATGAAATATCTTATCTTCGATCAGACCAAAGAGGAAAGGTAATTACTAATACAGAATCAAATTTGCATCAAATGCTTCTGGAGTTACAACATGTAAATGAAAAGGAACATCAACAACTGCAAAGGCAACGTCAGTCATATTTTGATAATATTAGTCATTTTAATGGTCTCATAGCTCAATTATCTGCTACAAAGAATTATGCTGCTCAAAAACAACAATTAGAAGACATATCTAATCAGTTTAACACATTAGAGTCTTCTGTCAATCAACGACAAGAAACTCTTCATTCTAAGGAAGAGAAATTAAAGTCAATAGGAAAAATTGATGCAACTCTCCATAAGTTACCAGAAAATAACAGTGTCTTGTACAAAAAGCTTCAAAAAGAATGTGATGACAAAGATGAACCGTTAAAAAGAAAGGATACAGAACTGCAGATGCAAAAGAAGGAGCATGCTGATGAGATAAGTAAACTTAAAAACCAGCATTTGAGAGAAATACAGAGTTTAGTGGAAGaacataatatatatttgtCTCAGACAGCCAAACAAAGAGAAGCTACTGAATTATTAAAGGAAGAGGTTCAGTGCAGGCTTGACCTCATTAAGAATACTGAGGAAAAGCTTAAACAATTGGAAAATGAACTTAAAGTTTCAAATACGATTCAAAAGGATTTGAAAAGGCAAATCAAGCAATATGAAAAAATTGTTAAGGAGAAAGTCAAACGCATAAATGATTTGGAAGAGACAAATTGTTTAAAGCATTCTAACCTTTTTGACTTTGATATTCAATGGTTTGCACACTTGTCTCTTCCAGTAAAAAGAATCAAACCTAGTGCTACTATTGTCAAAGACAAAGTGTTTGTAAGTGGAGGGTACCAACATGATTCTCCTCAGGGAAAAACATTGGATTTTATTTGGGAATCTGTAGAGAATGATAATGAAGTGTTCTGTTTCCACACAACAAAGTGTAGGTGTGATTCCATAGTTAGTCCAGTAGTGTTGGGAGGTGTAGCCAGTGTCAATGGTCAGTGTGTACTGGTCAGTGGAGCTGAAGGGAACACTTTGACTGGgaatgtgtatgtgttgtgtgaggAAGGATCTGATGAGCAATGGAAGAAGTTCAGTGAGCCTGTCCCAACTCCTCGGATACTgccatgtgtgtgttgttatcaGGGAAAGTGGTTAATCGTATGTGGAGGATATACGTGTAAGGAAGGATCCAATCTTTTAGAAGCAGTGAATGTGATGGAGATTCTTGACATCAGCAAAGGAGAATGGTATACATTACCAGATGAGAAGTGCCCTGGTGTGTCCACAGTACATTGTTGCACTGTAGTTACTGAAAATTTGTATATCATTGGAGATGGTaaatttttcaagaacaatttCAACAAGGTTATAACAGCTGTCACAAGAAAGTCTGCAAGTATACCACAATGGTCTGATGTAGACATGCAAATAGAAGAGGTAGGAGGTAACCTCCACCCATTCAGTGTTGTAGATGTTAATGGAGAGCTGATGATTATTGCCAGTATTAGTGGTAGTGAAGATGATGTGACTTGTGTTCTAATGAAggacacaacagacacatgGAGGAAAATGAGTGAAGCTATAGAGTGTCAACATTGTTCAGGTGTGGTAGTGACTCCCACACTAGAACTATTCCTGTTTGGAGGGTCTGAGAAGGTGTCAAAAAATAAAGCTACTGACATCAGTCAGTGTGGTGCCTTGACTCCTAACTTAGATGCATTGG ATCATGTAATTCACCATAAAAATGAAGAATACATTAAAGATATACCTGCTAATAGCACATTTCATGTACAAG AAGATACACTGGATGGTGCTGTGAATCGACCTCCTTATGTCTCTTTCACTGGACCCATCCACACTAAACAATTTGACCACAAAGGAGGAACATTTCAGTCTCCAGTCCACAAAGTATTAATAGTTGTTCCTCCTAATGCTATTGATGATGGTGAGAAGGTTACAGTTCACATGGGAGCCACAACAAGTGGACCATTTGATCTACCTGAAGATTGTAAGCTAAGAAGTGCAGTAGTGTGGCTGAGTAGTGGATGTGATGTGGTGTTGAAGAGAAGCATAGCAGTGGTAGTACCTCATTCAGCAGTGTTTACTAGTCCCCAGCATCACTCCATGATGAGGTTCCTAACATGTGAGGATTGCGAAGGTCCAAGATACAAGTTTGGATACTCTTCAATTGATTGCTTTGAAATTGATGAGAATCAGGGATGGATTGAGTTACACAGATTTTCATTGGTAGCAATTGCTGCCAGTTCTGACTCCAGACAAACTAATCATGAATCACATGAAACTCTAGAATACCACAACACTGTTAAAATTTTTGAAACACCTTGTGCGCCAGAAATGCATCAGCAACAAACCTCTGTGAAGGGGAAAACACCAAGTATGCCTCCAGGTCGATACCTTGCCAAGTTATTTTGGCCTCGTGGACAATTACCAAACTCCTTTAGGGCTGATATTTTCTGTTTACAAAACATTCCCACAGAAATTTATAAG GTGAACACATTGTACAGAAAAGCTTACTATGAAGATAATGGAACATATCCAGAAATTGTGGAGACAGAGTTTATGATTAACGGTGATGGTACTGAGCTGAAGTGTATACTCCCTTGTAGTGGCTCTAGTGAGTGCGACTGTTTATCTGGTTGGGATGTGACTCAAATGAGTGATATAAATGAA GTGCATATAGAAAAGAGTAAGAAACATTACCCTGAATACAAAATTGGGCCTAAGAAATGGTCATTTAAATTTGCTTGTTATCAACCGAAAGTCGCCTTGACTTGTTGCTTCGCTTTTCAAGGAGGTGAACAAATTGTGAAAAGCAATGCAACTCA GATACCATTTTGTCTTCAAAAAAGGTACTGCAATTCAATTCCTTTTCTGGTAGAGAAAAGCATTTATGATAAGTAG
- the LOC136240147 gene encoding uncharacterized protein isoform X2 has protein sequence MPWWGSNKPKPLETAEFHIIDDVKIIPTTLGRGSYGTVKAAVFNGKPCVAKEIHPHFAIVTADNPTPLDAFIKEINTLSSLRHPSIVQFLGVYFKENSHVPILVMERMWKNLSILLEEQPKQLPLLTKVHILYDVACGLQYLHGQKKPVVHRDLNANNILLNDNMDAKIADLGQAKALVSINTQKMSTEPGNIAHMPPEALKHEAAYYDSKLDIFSFGCTIIHLVTEKFPQPTNQYVPFEKNTFIRQSEVERRIEFITQMSSSDYNRLQQIAIQCLYDVANGRPTASHICDYLKQHSKELEEKSPLVKQFKQNKFCLLEKLQSQGTELESAKKLNERLQEEKESLKRQLDEQNEITTTYKHHTDRLKAEVEEKQYQIEVTDAKIVELQQKVQNLHIKCESDAAALSEKNIKIIDLDELIQKATNAIGVLEQKNNISKANKEDLIKTNSGLMHELTEIKEKYKLLQITSKKQQDEISYLRSDQRGKVITNTESNLHQMLLELQHVNEKEHQQLQRQRQSYFDNISHFNGLIAQLSATKNYAAQKQQLEDISNQFNTLESSVNQRQETLHSKEEKLKSIGKIDATLHKLPENNSVLYKKLQKECDDKDEPLKRKDTELQMQKKEHADEISKLKNQHLREIQSLVEEHNIYLSQTAKQREATELLKEEVQCRLDLIKNTEEKLKQLENELKVSNTIQKDLKRQIKQYEKIVKEKVKRINDLEETNCLKHSNLFDFDIQWFAHLSLPVKRIKPSATIVKDKVFVSGGYQHDSPQGKTLDFIWESVENDNEVFCFHTTKCRCDSIVSPVVLGGVASVNGQCVLVSGAEGNTLTGNVYVLCEEGSDEQWKKFSEPVPTPRILPCVCCYQGKWLIVCGGYTCKEGSNLLEAVNVMEILDISKGEWYTLPDEKCPGVSTVHCCTVVTENLYIIGDGKFFKNNFNKVITAVTRKSASIPQWSDVDMQIEEVGGNLHPFSVVDVNGELMIIASISGSEDDVTCVLMKDTTDTWRKMSEAIECQHCSGVVVTPTLELFLFGGSEKVSKNKATDISQCGALTPNLDALDHVIHHKNEEYIKDIPANSTFHVQEDTLDGAVNRPPYVSFTGPIHTKQFDHKGGTFQSPVHKVLIVVPPNAIDDGEKVTVHMGATTSGPFDLPEDCKLRSAVVWLSSGCDVVLKRSIAVVVPHSAVFTSPQHHSMMRFLTCEDCEGPRYKFGYSSIDCFEIDENQGWIELHRFSLVAIAASSDSRQTNHESHETLEYHNTVKIFETPCAPEMHQQQTSVKGKTPSMPPGRYLAKLFWPRGQLPNSFRADIFCLQNIPTEIYKVNTLYRKAYYEDNGTYPEIVETEFMINGDGTELKCILPCSGSSECDCLSGWDVTQMSDINEVHIEKSKKHYPEYKIGPKKWSFKFACYQPKVALTCCFAFQGGEQIVKSNATQIPFCLQKRLMFWAKNGYHLIKIT, from the exons ATGCCGTGGTGGGGATCAAATAAACCCAAACCATTAGAAACTGCTGAATTTCATATTATTGATGATGTTAAGATTATACCAACCACCTTAGGTAGAGGATCATACGGTACTGTTAAAGCTGCAGTGTTTAATGGTAAACCATGTGTGGCTAAGGAGATACATCCTCACTTTGCTATAGTTACAGCAGACAATCCTACACCATTAGATGCATTCATCAAGGAGATCAATACTCTTAGCTCTCTGCGACATCCTAGTATTGTGCAATTTCTAGGTGTTTACTTTAAGGAAAATTCACATGTTCCAATACTAGTGATGGAGAGAATGTGGAAGAATTTATCTATTCTACTTGAAGAGCAACCCAAACAGCTACCATTATTGACCAAGGTACACATCCTCTATGATGTAGCTTGTGGTTTACAATATCTGCATGGTCAGAAGAAGCCAGTGGTTCATCGTGATTTAAATGCTAACAACATTTTGTTAAATGATAATATGGATGCCAAAATAGCAGATCTTGGACAAGCTAAGGCTTTGGTAAGCATTAATACACAGAAAATGTCAACTGAGCCAGGGAATATAGCTCACATGCCTCCTGAAGCTTTAAAACATGAGGCAGCATATTATGATTCCAAATTGGATATCTTTTCATTTGGTTGCACCATCATTCATTTGGTTACTGAAAAATTTCCACAACCAACCAATCAATATGTACCATTTGAAAAAAATACATTTATCAGACAAAGTGAAGTTGAAAGAAGAATAGAGTTTATCACCCAAATGAGCAGTAGCGATTACAATAGACTTCAACAAATTGCAATTCAGTGCTTGTATGATGTAGCCAATGGAAGACCTACTGCATCTCATATTTGTGATTACTTAAAACAACATTCAAAGGAATTAGAAGAAAAATCACCCCTAGTAAAACAGTTCAAACAGAACAAGTTTTGCCTCCTAGAAAAACTGCAGTCACAAGGTACTGAATTGGaaagtgcaaaaaaattaaatgaGAGACTTCAGGAGGAGAAGGAAAGTCTTAAAAGGCAGCTAGATGAACAAAATGAAATTACTACTACATACAAACACCATACAGACAGATTAAAAgcagaagtagaagaaaaacaATATCAAATTGAAGTAACTGATGCAAAAATAGTAGAATTACAGCAAAAGGTACAAAATTTACACATTAAGTGTGAAAGTGATGCTGCTGCACTTTCTGAAAAGAATattaaaattattgatttagaTGAACTAATACAAAAAGCTACCAATGCAATAGGTGTGTTGGAACAGAAGAATAATATTTCAAAAGCAAATAAAGAAGACCTTATTAAAACAAATAGTGGTCTTATGCATGAGCTAACTGAGATAAAGGAGAAATACAAATTGTTGCAAATAACGTCCAAGAAGCAGCAAGATGAAATATCTTATCTTCGATCAGACCAAAGAGGAAAGGTAATTACTAATACAGAATCAAATTTGCATCAAATGCTTCTGGAGTTACAACATGTAAATGAAAAGGAACATCAACAACTGCAAAGGCAACGTCAGTCATATTTTGATAATATTAGTCATTTTAATGGTCTCATAGCTCAATTATCTGCTACAAAGAATTATGCTGCTCAAAAACAACAATTAGAAGACATATCTAATCAGTTTAACACATTAGAGTCTTCTGTCAATCAACGACAAGAAACTCTTCATTCTAAGGAAGAGAAATTAAAGTCAATAGGAAAAATTGATGCAACTCTCCATAAGTTACCAGAAAATAACAGTGTCTTGTACAAAAAGCTTCAAAAAGAATGTGATGACAAAGATGAACCGTTAAAAAGAAAGGATACAGAACTGCAGATGCAAAAGAAGGAGCATGCTGATGAGATAAGTAAACTTAAAAACCAGCATTTGAGAGAAATACAGAGTTTAGTGGAAGaacataatatatatttgtCTCAGACAGCCAAACAAAGAGAAGCTACTGAATTATTAAAGGAAGAGGTTCAGTGCAGGCTTGACCTCATTAAGAATACTGAGGAAAAGCTTAAACAATTGGAAAATGAACTTAAAGTTTCAAATACGATTCAAAAGGATTTGAAAAGGCAAATCAAGCAATATGAAAAAATTGTTAAGGAGAAAGTCAAACGCATAAATGATTTGGAAGAGACAAATTGTTTAAAGCATTCTAACCTTTTTGACTTTGATATTCAATGGTTTGCACACTTGTCTCTTCCAGTAAAAAGAATCAAACCTAGTGCTACTATTGTCAAAGACAAAGTGTTTGTAAGTGGAGGGTACCAACATGATTCTCCTCAGGGAAAAACATTGGATTTTATTTGGGAATCTGTAGAGAATGATAATGAAGTGTTCTGTTTCCACACAACAAAGTGTAGGTGTGATTCCATAGTTAGTCCAGTAGTGTTGGGAGGTGTAGCCAGTGTCAATGGTCAGTGTGTACTGGTCAGTGGAGCTGAAGGGAACACTTTGACTGGgaatgtgtatgtgttgtgtgaggAAGGATCTGATGAGCAATGGAAGAAGTTCAGTGAGCCTGTCCCAACTCCTCGGATACTgccatgtgtgtgttgttatcaGGGAAAGTGGTTAATCGTATGTGGAGGATATACGTGTAAGGAAGGATCCAATCTTTTAGAAGCAGTGAATGTGATGGAGATTCTTGACATCAGCAAAGGAGAATGGTATACATTACCAGATGAGAAGTGCCCTGGTGTGTCCACAGTACATTGTTGCACTGTAGTTACTGAAAATTTGTATATCATTGGAGATGGTaaatttttcaagaacaatttCAACAAGGTTATAACAGCTGTCACAAGAAAGTCTGCAAGTATACCACAATGGTCTGATGTAGACATGCAAATAGAAGAGGTAGGAGGTAACCTCCACCCATTCAGTGTTGTAGATGTTAATGGAGAGCTGATGATTATTGCCAGTATTAGTGGTAGTGAAGATGATGTGACTTGTGTTCTAATGAAggacacaacagacacatgGAGGAAAATGAGTGAAGCTATAGAGTGTCAACATTGTTCAGGTGTGGTAGTGACTCCCACACTAGAACTATTCCTGTTTGGAGGGTCTGAGAAGGTGTCAAAAAATAAAGCTACTGACATCAGTCAGTGTGGTGCCTTGACTCCTAACTTAGATGCATTGG ATCATGTAATTCACCATAAAAATGAAGAATACATTAAAGATATACCTGCTAATAGCACATTTCATGTACAAG AAGATACACTGGATGGTGCTGTGAATCGACCTCCTTATGTCTCTTTCACTGGACCCATCCACACTAAACAATTTGACCACAAAGGAGGAACATTTCAGTCTCCAGTCCACAAAGTATTAATAGTTGTTCCTCCTAATGCTATTGATGATGGTGAGAAGGTTACAGTTCACATGGGAGCCACAACAAGTGGACCATTTGATCTACCTGAAGATTGTAAGCTAAGAAGTGCAGTAGTGTGGCTGAGTAGTGGATGTGATGTGGTGTTGAAGAGAAGCATAGCAGTGGTAGTACCTCATTCAGCAGTGTTTACTAGTCCCCAGCATCACTCCATGATGAGGTTCCTAACATGTGAGGATTGCGAAGGTCCAAGATACAAGTTTGGATACTCTTCAATTGATTGCTTTGAAATTGATGAGAATCAGGGATGGATTGAGTTACACAGATTTTCATTGGTAGCAATTGCTGCCAGTTCTGACTCCAGACAAACTAATCATGAATCACATGAAACTCTAGAATACCACAACACTGTTAAAATTTTTGAAACACCTTGTGCGCCAGAAATGCATCAGCAACAAACCTCTGTGAAGGGGAAAACACCAAGTATGCCTCCAGGTCGATACCTTGCCAAGTTATTTTGGCCTCGTGGACAATTACCAAACTCCTTTAGGGCTGATATTTTCTGTTTACAAAACATTCCCACAGAAATTTATAAG GTGAACACATTGTACAGAAAAGCTTACTATGAAGATAATGGAACATATCCAGAAATTGTGGAGACAGAGTTTATGATTAACGGTGATGGTACTGAGCTGAAGTGTATACTCCCTTGTAGTGGCTCTAGTGAGTGCGACTGTTTATCTGGTTGGGATGTGACTCAAATGAGTGATATAAATGAA GTGCATATAGAAAAGAGTAAGAAACATTACCCTGAATACAAAATTGGGCCTAAGAAATGGTCATTTAAATTTGCTTGTTATCAACCGAAAGTCGCCTTGACTTGTTGCTTCGCTTTTCAAGGAGGTGAACAAATTGTGAAAAGCAATGCAACTCA GATACCATTTTGTCTTCAAAAAAG ATTGATGTTCTGGGCAAAAAATGGCTATCACTTAATCAAGATTACATAA